TGAAAGCATAAGCATCTCTACTCTGCTGGACTAAGCCTGTCCCCCGGTTTAGCCGGACTGAATAAGAACAGCCCTGCCGCTTCACGACCGTTACAGGCCGTGAAGCGGTCAGGGCTGTTTGTCTCTGTCATTTTTTCCGGCGGCTCTACCTATTCCACAGGAGCTGGCTCCAGCACCTTCACCGTCTCCCCCTCAACCAGCTCAGGCAGATAGTAGGTGCTGTTCTTCAGATCTTTTTTACCCTGTAGCTTCTTAATGACCCATTCGGCCGCATCCCGGCCCATCTGCTCCTGCGGGTGGGTTAAGGTCGTCAGCTTGATGCCTGCATTCTTGGCAATATAGGAATTGTCCTGCCCGATAATCGACAGCTCCCCCGGAATCGAGATCCCAAGCTCGCGGCACACCTTGACTACTTCCAGCCCCACTTCATCGTTATAGCAGACGATAGCGGTCAGCACCTCTCTGTTATCTGTAAGGAATTGCTCCAGATTGGCCGACAGCGCCTGCTTCGATTCGGTATCGAAGGAGAGCACCTGCTCCGGGTGGAAGCGCAGCTTGGCTTCGCCGAGCGCCTTGATATAGCCCTTCATGCGGTATTTGCCCTGGAGATCGTCCATTTTGGCAATAATCCCGATCTGAGTATGGCCCTTCGAGATCAGCTCCCGGGTGGCCAGATAGCTGGACTGTACATCATCCAGACAGAAGAACGGCACCTCCAGCTCCTCATAGTAAGCGTTAATCATGATGAACGGGACATCCTGCTCTTTGAACGACAGGTAGTAGGCGATATTGGGGTTATACAGGTTGCTCTTCGTAGGCTCAATAATCAGCCCGTCT
The sequence above is a segment of the Paenibacillus sp. FSL R7-0204 genome. Coding sequences within it:
- a CDS encoding GntR family transcriptional regulator, producing MRTKYQIIFDELKSNILSGTYSVGEQIPTESALQEMYGVSRQTVRKAILELSNEGFLRSEKGSGTYVSHQFRSKSGNGAGKRTIGVITTYLSDYIFPSIIRGIEGRLNEDNYSLLLASTNNDVAQEKKALEMMLSFGVDGLIIEPTKSNLYNPNIAYYLSFKEQDVPFIMINAYYEELEVPFFCLDDVQSSYLATRELISKGHTQIGIIAKMDDLQGKYRMKGYIKALGEAKLRFHPEQVLSFDTESKQALSANLEQFLTDNREVLTAIVCYNDEVGLEVVKVCRELGISIPGELSIIGQDNSYIAKNAGIKLTTLTHPQEQMGRDAAEWVIKKLQGKKDLKNSTYYLPELVEGETVKVLEPAPVE